AATCCACGGATTGGTCGGTCAATTGTTTTTTGGTGGAGTCAGCTGATCTTGGATAGGGGTAACCACAAAACAGGGGACAGTCAGGGATCTAAAATGGCATCCGATTTCACAAAACGAAAAGGGGATGGACACTGCAGCTAACTATTCTAGACTTGGGAATTGGGTGGATTGGGTTAAATATCTGTTTGTTAACAATGAGCATGGAAAATTACCCATTTTGGGGAGGACAACTCCAGCACCTCCCAACCCCCAGTTACCCTGCATGTCACTGTCTTATAGACAGCAGGTCCAGCAAGCACATTCTAACTCAACCTTACTTAATCTAAATCTTATCTTATTATTActtattactctctctctcctctgtcatccctctctctgttctctctggaCCAAACCCATACCAACGACAAGCACAATAGCCCAGTCAAGCCATACCACCCGCAAAGCCCTGTCGCCCCCTTCTCAACCCCAATAACACACCCCCAGTCGCAGTCCCAACACACTGCCAGCTAGGAGAGATCAAATGAAGCCTGTTACTATTTATATCTTCCTTCCTctgtctcttaccctctctcccccatttgatataactctctctttctctgtctgtgtgtcccctaTTTTGCCTGCTTCACTCTCTTTACAGTTAAGTGTTAATTTATTCTCTGTTGCTTGCTtgcttcctttcctctctctttctctcactcaatCTCTCGTTCATCTGCTGTTACCGTGGTGACTGAGATAAAGGACTCACTGTGTTTTGTGTTTTCATCTCGGGGACAAATCAGAAAATCAGGTCCCTTCTTCATCAGACTGCACAGTACTTACTTCCTGTGTCAAAGGATGTGACATCACATATGGTCAAAGGAAGTGGCCTCATACAAACTCCCTCAGAGAACCAGGGCTGGAGGCCCATCCAGGGCCTTCTCCCCAGGATCATCCTGACTCAGAGGCTCTTTCAAGGGGTAGCTGTCTGGCTCGGTGTGGGGGGAGGCTCCATGGGAGGAGAATGAAAAATGTTGACTACAAGATCAAccaagggagatagagagagcttTCTCCTATAATATGTCTACATACTATAAACATCACATATATTACATATTCATGTCCAACctacacgtacacacatacactaatCAAACACTTATCGTTTTTGTATATCGCACCCATAGGAACCCTACATAGATTTTGGTggtcactgtactgtatgtatataaatACCATTATAAATGCCATTTGATACATTTATTGTATGTGTAAACTAAATGCGAATGATCAGAGATATTCACTGCTGTATGTCTAATATGCCAACGCACCCTTATTCACTAGCAGTGCCATCTGACTAAATCACAGATATATAGAGGGGTTTCACTTCTTGATGTAGAATGGGTAGAGTTCAGTCGCGGCGGCCATATTGGTAGGGCGGTTTGGGATGGTTGCCTACATGCGTTTCTCTGTGCTCTAGTGAAATGTAGCCTTCGTATCAACCTTCTGGCTCACGTTTCCATATCGGtgggtactttttttttttttttaacatgagGAATCTACAATCTTGTCTTCTCTACCCATTCTGTTTCTATGCTATGTGACTGTTCTCCAGTTCATATGTGAATAGAACCTGTTTTAAGTCATGTGACTAGTGTACTGTACGTTCCCAGTGTCTCCCCTCCTGCAGTGCTGTGTTTGGAACGCTACCGTGAGCGTGTGTATCTGTGTCATAATGCAAGTGACTAACTAACTACCACACCGAGGGAAGAAGGGAACCAAatgaagaaaagaaagaaagtgtGTTGTTGAGAAATAAGAGTATTATCTATCTGGATAACCTTTATAAGAGAATGGTGTTGTGATTGTGATTTTAAATGGGGAAGAGTTTGGgaatggaggaagggagggagaggggaggatggggtatttatttgttataattattgcagagggagggaggggatatggttacagtatggaattcTGTGAAAGAAGAGAAGATCACACATTGAGGAGGTATGCTTCTAGGAAATAGGAATTCAGAATTCTGGGAACATGgggattttgtttgtttgtttctgacTGTGTGTCGTCACTGCTTGTGGGCCTAAGCCCCCTGGAGAACCAGTCTATAGAATCAGAATTACTGGAAAAGACATTCCAATTCAGAACAACATTCCATCCTGTGTCCCAGTGGACCATTTGGAATGACTGAAAAATCCAGTTTATGCGGGCCAGTGTAGCCTATATGAATACATGTTTTTGGCAGACAGGTCGGAATGTCAATTATCGTCAAATCCAGTGAAATTCGGGAACTGTGTCCTATCTAGGTATTCTCTTTCAATGGCCCTGCCTCTCACACTGCTAGTACACTGATCTAAGGCACTGGAAGTTGCTGAAGGGAAGAAGGCTCATAATATTGCCTGGAACTGAGCAAAAGggatggcatcaaacacatggaaaccatgtgtttgatgtatctgataccattccattaattttgctccattaccacaagcccatcctccccacttaaggtgccaccaacctcctgtgatctaAGCTCAGTTTTGCGTTTCACACCCAAATGGTAAGGGTAagttgatcctagatctgtgtctaTGAGCAACCTCTATACCGGGGTCCTTTTCCAGCCGCAGGCGGCCAGAGTAGGGCCTGACTGTAATCTGTCATGGTTCATAttaattattatcattatatattgAAACATTGTGATTGttttgagagaaaaaagagagagaaaattgtTGTTGTTCTTTTTTTTGTAACTGGCTTTACAAACTTATGCTTTAATAAATTATCGGAAATTGTCCAGTCTTCTCTTctatacacgcacgcacgcacgcacgcagccaCACACTTACGCACGCGCACACAGCTGACATGATTGTTCTATTTCAGCTAGGATGACCACATAATGGTCCATATTTAAAATACACAAATGCGGGACAACGGAATGTTTTTGCGGGCCAGTGCAGCCTACATGAATACATGTTTCTGGCAGACAGTTCGAAATGTCAATTATCATCAAATGAATAGGAAGTCTGACTGAAATATGCAACAAATCTAACTTTTTTGGTAAATTAGTGGTGTTTTAATTTGTTGATAAAATACGGGACAGCAGACAAATGGCCAACATTTGGGACTGTCCCGTATTCTGGGACATGTGGTCACCCTAATTCCACATGTCATTGGTTGGGCGCGCGCGGGGAGAAAGGAGGACAGACCTTTTTGCCTTATCTCAACATCACTTCAAGGGTTTATTTTCTTTAAACGGATTGCCTCTCGGTGTTGTTACTTAAATAAGACAACTTTTTCAACTCAAGAGTAGCGCCATACACGACGGGATATTTTACTGTCAGATTTAAAAGTTTCAATAAAAGATGGATTTGAGGAGTTTAGTAGGCCTACCTGGTGTTCTGCTACTCTTCGGTTTGGTCGCTGTGTTCGCGCAAACTGCCGCACCAAGGATAGGTGAGTTAGTGACacttattttgttgtttttcttaaCCATTGATTTATTGTCGCTTATAGATTATTTTGATCTATATGACAACATTATATTATAGTTAATTATGTTGGCTCTAGTTAGTCTATGACGTTAATCACCGAAAATACAGCTGGTAGTGGAGTTCTCAAACCAGAATGTCCCCGATTTCACGTTGTAGCCTATTTCACAGTGACTTTGCCTTTAGGTAAAACAGAAAATGACTTAATGCTTGTTTTCAGTTCCTTTATAATGGTGTAATTTATACTTTCATCAACCTCAACATTTATATTATTATATTCAGATAATGTCTCTTTCATTTCAAGTGTCATTAGTACATTAGTAACGTATTTGGCCTTTTCACTGTTAGGGAGTTGGCTCTTGCTTTCTGCTAAATGCTTGTATAACTGAAACCTTTTAGCAGAAACGTTGGAGTTTTTTCAGCTCCTTCTCAGACACATTTCAGTAGCTATAATCGTGACTGGCTGGCCCATTTAACTGTTAAGTGTTTGGGTGAAACCAGTTAAAGTGTCCAAAGAGACACCTGTTCCATGTCTTGGAATAATCCTTTAGCCTTTTAGCCCCATAGAAACCAGACTACCAGGCTTCCCCTTCTTATCTGGAGCCATAGAACTAACAGAATGTACACAAACAATTCTGTGGAATCATACAGTCAAACAACAAATGGAAATATCTTCAGTAGGCTAGGTCTTGCTGCCAGTGAGAAGGCTTTATTACTGCCTCGAACTGCAGTTATTtagtattagaggtcgaccgattatgatttttcaaagccgataccgattattggaggaccaaaaaagccgataccgattaatcggccgatttttatttctttatttctaataaagacaattacaacaatactgaatgaacacttattttaacttaatataatacataaataaaatcaatttagcctcaaataaataatgaaacatgttcaatttggtttaaataatgcaaaaacaaagtgttggagaagaaagtaaaagtgcaatatgtgccatgtaagaaagctaacgtttaagttccttgctcagaacatgagaacatatgaaagttggtggttctttttaacatgagtcttcaatattcccaggtaagaagttttaggttgtagttattataggaattataggactatttctctctatacgatttgtatgtcatatacctttgactattggatgttcttataggcactttagtattgccagtgtaacagtatagcttccatccctctcctcgccgctacctgggctcgaaccaggaacacatcgacaacagccaccctcgaagcagcgttacccatgcagagcaaggggaacaactactccaagtctcagagcgagtgacgtttgaaacgctgttagcgcgcaccccgctaactagctagccatttcacatcggttacaccagcctaatctcgggagttgataggcttgaattcataaacagcagagctgctggcaaaacgcacgaaagtgctgcttgaatgaatgcttacgagcctgctggtgcccaccatcgctcagtcagactgctctatcaaatcatagacttaattataacataataacacgcagaaatacgagccttaggtcattaatatggtcgaatccggaaactatcatctcgaaaacaaaacatttattctttcagtgaaatacggaaccattccgtattttatctaacgggttgcatccataagtctaaatatacctgttacattgcacaacctttaaagttatgtcataattacgtaaaattcgggcaaattagttcgcaatgagccaggcggcccaaactgttgcatataccctgactctgcgtgcaatgaacgcaagagaagtgacacaatttcacctggttaatattgcctgctaacctggatttcttttagctaaatatgcaggtttaaaaatatatacttctgtgtattgattttaataaaggcattgatgtttatggttaggtacacgttggagcaacgacagtcctttttcgcgaatgcgcactgcatcgattatatgcaacgcaggacacgctagataaactagtaatatcatcaaccatgtgtagttataactagtgattatgattgattgattgattgttttttataagataagtttaatgctagctagcaacgtaccttggcttcttactgcattcgcgtaacaggcgggctcctcgtgaggcaggtggttagagctttggactagttaaccgtaaggttgcaagattgaatccctgagctgacaaggtaaaaatctgtcgttctgcccctgaacaaggcagttaacccaccgttcctaggccatcattgaaaataagaatgtgttcttaactgacttgcctagttaaataaaggtgtaaaaaaaaaaaatcctatttccgattgttatgaaaacttgaaatcggcccgaATTGGCCGACCTCTATTTAGTATGTTATGAACTACTGAtctaatgttttttttctcctctcaaTCAActtgttttctctccctccctctcagtgtGTGAGACTAAGAATGGAACAAGCTGTGCGGAATGTCTAACGATTGTGACGGTGAGTCTGGGATTAGTCTAGCACGCGAGTGAGGCACACTTTGGGTTTCCTGGTCCTGATTCCCTCACTATACCTCCTGCTCATGGGTCTAACAGGGTCACAAATGTGTTCTGGTGCACATGAATCAGCATATCAGCTCCACTCTCCACATCTGTCAGACAGGTCGGGGGACAAACttaacacacacctctctctctctgccctcatttctctctctgcatccctCCATCCTTGGCATTGTGAACTCTATACCTGCCAATCCTGAAACCCCTACCCATTCATAGttcacatatacagttgaagtcggaagtttatattgacttaggttggagtcattaaaactcgtttttcaaccactccacaaatttcttgttaacagactatagttttggcaaatctgttaggacatctactttgtgcatgacacaagtaatttttccaacaattgttcagacagattatttcacttataattcactatatcacaattccagtgaatcagaagtttacatacactatgcctttaaacagcttggaaaattccagaaaattatgttttggctttagaagcttctgataggataattgacataatttgagtgaattgaaggtgtacctgtggatgtatttcaaggcctaccttcaaactcagtgcctctatttgacatcatgggaaaatcaaaagaagtcagccaagacctcaggaaaaaaaattgtagacctccacaagtcaggttcatccttgtgagcaatttccaaacgcctgaaggtaccacgttcatctgtacaaacaatagtgcgcaagtataaacaccatgggaccacgcagccgtcataccactcaggaaggagacgcgttctgtctcctagagatgaatgtactttggtgcgaaaagtgcaaatcaatcccagaacaacagcaaaggaccttgtgaagatgctggaggaaacaggtacaaaagtatctatatccacagaaaaaacgagtcctatttcgacataacctgaaaggccattcagcaaggaagaagccactgctccaaaaccgccataaaaaagccagactgcggtttgcaactgcacatgggaacaaagatcgtactttgagaatcagaccagagaaatgtcctctggtctgatgaaacaaaaatagaactgtttggctataatgaccatcgttatgtttggaggaaaaagggggaggcttgcaagccaaggaacaccatcccaaccatgaagcacgggggtggcaacatcatgttgtgggggtgctttgctgcaggagggactggtgcacttcacaaaatagatggcatcatgaggaaggaaaatgatgtggatatattgaagcaacatctcaagacatcagtcaggaagtgaaagcttggtcgcaaatgggtcttccaaatggacaatgaccccaagcatactttcaaagttgaggcaaaatggctttaggacaacaaagtgaaggtattggagtgaccatcacaaagccctgacctcaatcctatagaacatttgtgggcacaactgaaaaagcgtgtgcgagcaaggaggcctacaaacctgagttacaccagctctgtcaggaggaatgggccaaaattcacccaacttattgtgggaagcttgtggaaggctacccaaaacatttgacccaagttaatctatttaaaggcaatgctaccaaatactaattgagtgtatgtaaacttctgacccactgggaatgtgctgaaagaaataaaagctgaaattaatcattctctactattattctgacacttcacattctcaaaataaaagtggtgatcctaactgacctaagacagggaattttaataggattaaatgtcaggaattgttaaaaactgagtttaaatgtatttggctaaggtgtatgtaaacttccgacttcaactttatttGCGTTATGTTGACATGTGTGTCTCTCACAGTGCCTGTGGTGTCAGAAGACTAAGATGTGTATCACGTACCCAGTCAACACCATCCTCCCCCCGCACACCCTCTGCCCCCTCAAGGATGCACGCTGGGGGCGCTGCTGGGGTAAGaaaacaaacacacgcacacctcTGCTGGAGTAGGAactaatgttgtgtgtgtgtgtgtgtcagtaaatTTCCAGTCCTTGATCATCGCCATGGCGGTGGTGGGTGGAGTCATTATCATCGCCTTCCTGGTCTGCCTCTTCTGCTGCTGCAAGTGTGAACACATCGGGTATAGTGCTtataacacactcacacattgtTGATTTGTGTGGTCTATGTTTCCTAAACACATCTCGGTTTGggatgatatacagttgaagtcggaagtttacatacaccttagccaaatacatttaaactcagtttttcactattcctgacatttaatcctactaataattccctgtcttaggtcagttaggatcaccactttattttaagaatgtgaagtgtcagaataatagtagagaattattaattcttttatttctttcagcacattcacagtgggtcagaagtttacatacactcaattggtatttggtagcattgcctttcaattgtttaacttgggtcaaacatttcgggtagccttccacaagcttcccacaataagttgggtgaattgtggcccattcctcctgacagagctggtgtaattgagtcaggtttgtaggccttgctcacacgtgctttttcagttctgtccacacattttctacgggattgaggtcagggctttgatggccactccaataccttgactttgttgtccttaagccattttgccacaactttggaagtatgcttggggtcattgtccatttggaagacccatctctgaccaagctttcacttcctgactaatgtctttagatgttgcttcaatatatccctaTAATTtgccttcctcatgatgccatctattttttgaagtgcatcagtccctcctgcagcaaagcacccccacaatatgatgctgccacccctgtgcttcacatttgggatggtgttccttggcttgcaagcctccccctttttcctccaaacataacgatggtcattatggacaaacagttctattttttttttcatcagaccagaggacatttctccaaaaagtacaatctttgtccccatgtacagttgcaaaccgttgtctggcttttttatggcggttttggagcagtggcttcttccttgctgaatggcctttcaggttatgtcgaaataggactcgttttactgtggatatagatacttttgtacctgttccctccagcatcttcacaagtcctttgctgatgttctgggattgatttgcacttttcgcaccaaagtacgttcatctctaggagacagaacgcgtctccttcctgagcggtatgatgactgcatggtcccatggtgtttatacttgcgcactattgtttgtacagatgaacgtggtaccgtcaggcgtttggaaattgctcccaaggatgaaccagacttgtggaggtctacattttttgggggctggtttcttttgattttcccttcATGTTAAGCAaggaggcactgaatttgaaggtgtaggccttgaaatacatccacaggtacacctccaattgacttaaatgatgtcaattagcctatcagaagcttctaaagccatcacatcattttctggaatttttcaagctgtttaaggcacagtcaacttagtgtatgtaaacttctgacccactggaattgtgatacagtgaattataagtgaaataatctgtttgtaaacaattgttggaaaaattacttgtcatgcactaagtagatgtcctaaccgacttgccaaaactatagtttgttaacaatagaTTTGTGCAGTGgttaaaaacgagttttattttctccaacctaagtgtatgtaaacttctgacttcaactgtatattattatttatttttcattttcgtTGAATGTGTGAGTGTATTTATATACAGTTTCGGCCAAACATATTGGCACCCATGCACTTTTCTTAAATAAGTCGCTATTTCTTATTTGTTTATTCAGATCCCCATTAACTTTTGCCAAAGCAGCAGCGTTTCTTCCTGAGgtccacaaaaaaacacaaaacatgacacgtAACGAAACAGTGATAGACAAAAACAGTAACACAAATTTAAAATACAACGATATACAAACAATAGTTcaacaaaataataaacaatacaactaaaacatgatgtgtgtacatgtgtgtgtgtccccttctaaaataagtaaaaaataaaaacttctgGTCTTCACACCTTATTAGATTTTCAACATTGCAGATCCAATTGTATTTTTGTAAACTTAAgttgacagtttttttttttgttgaaaataAAGACAAATGGCATGGACTAAATTAGTGGCACTCCGGAGCTAATACTTTGTTGCACAGCCTTTGGCCAAGGTAACTGCAGACAAACACGTCTTGTAGCAAGCAATGATTTAACCCACTTTTCAGCAGCAAACTACTCTAATTCTTCCATGTTTGAGGGGTGCCCCCCTCAACTGatgttttcagatctctccatAGGTTTTGGATGTGATTCAAATCTGGACTCTTGGCTGGCCACTCCTGAACAGTCCAGCATCTCTTCTTGAACCATTCCTGGGTGTTTTTTCATctttggggtcgttgtcctgctggaagacccacAACATTCAGGGGAGACTCAGTTTTTGGACACTGGGTTGAACAAAACACCTGATAATCTGCTGATTTCATGATGCCTTGCACACGTTCAAGGCCCCCGGGACCAGAGGCAGCAGAGCAACCCCACAGCATTATCAAATCTCCCACATGTCAGACAAGAGTCCGGAACTGAATCACATCCAAAACCAATGGCGAGATCAGTAGTTGGAGGGAACCCCTCAAACATTTAAGTATTAAAACAATTTGCTGCTGAAAAGTGGGCCAAATGCCAGTAGAAAGTTGCAGCAAGCTCATTGGTGGCTTCAAGAAGCATCTGTCTGCAGTTATCTTGGCCAAAGGCTGTCCAACCAAGTACTAGCTACAGGGTGCCAATTTAGGACCTGccatttgtctttattttcttAATCAAAATTCTCAACCTAGGTTTACAACAATAAAATTGGTTCTGCAATGTCGAAAATCCAAtatcaatgtttttttttcaatttctatTTATTTTTAAAGAAATGGGGAATAATTtagtgcaagggtgccaatatatttggcctcaactgtgtagtgtgtgtgtttgctttgtcatggTCAACTAGTGTGTAAttattcactcacacacactcacacgcactgATCTACCCCATGGACTGACCTCGAGGTACATGTATAAGTACTTATCCGccccaacgtgtgtgtgtgtgtgtgtgtgtgtgtgtgtgtgtgtgtgtgtgtgtgtgtgtgtcaggtctaCGAGGTTCGATGCCAAGATGGAGAGACGGACCAATAAGATGAAGGGAAAGCAGGAAGAGAGGTAAGACATCATCATGGCACACGAACATCTGTGTATTTCTCTATGTATGTGAAGCAATTTGCAACTAAAGAATGTGTTTTGTTATTCTAAGTATCAGTATTTACatggctgtatgtgtgtgtgtgtgtgtgtgtgtgtgtgttcagctggCCTACTACAAATCCCACAGGGAGATA
The window above is part of the Salvelinus namaycush isolate Seneca chromosome 7, SaNama_1.0, whole genome shotgun sequence genome. Proteins encoded here:
- the LOC120050638 gene encoding pituitary tumor-transforming gene 1 protein-interacting protein-like, whose product is MDLRSLVGLPGVLLLFGLVAVFAQTAAPRIVCETKNGTSCAECLTIVTCLWCQKTKMCITYPVNTILPPHTLCPLKDARWGRCWVNFQSLIIAMAVVGGVIIIAFLVCLFCCCKCEHIGSTRFDAKMERRTNKMKGKQEERKAEMKMRHEEIRTKYGLSGSNPYSKFS